Proteins encoded in a region of the Rutidosis leptorrhynchoides isolate AG116_Rl617_1_P2 chromosome 9, CSIRO_AGI_Rlap_v1, whole genome shotgun sequence genome:
- the LOC139868394 gene encoding uncharacterized protein produces the protein MGPVAFPTYVHRAWKGPLAQKISQKNTTTKPSLMQMAMHTTEGVILGTDRIAARISKPVGSNSRARPQVSQPVDEVQNFIDARFICPQEACWHIFNFPIHHREPAVQIMHLTYLDFPSEFVWYQAQKSWKRRANINKSSIGRMSSKGTYRSTCKVVGLLHDDKEWTIALEEASASTTASQLWLLFAHILVYSEVSNPLALWEKHWEMMSDDIPLRAAASLKMVKLHINRDDLHNYVLYEVEILLNQCGKTLSDFALPSLPDDLLLDLANRLIMEERNYNRESLNEELSHLESRMNVKQRRIYELIRDSSSNNRLDLVFIYGHGGTGKTFLWKAIIMCLRAKGKIVLAVASSEIASLLLPLGRTAHSRFKLPIDLTDESMCNINKNTQMAKLLESTDLIVWDEAPMNNK, from the exons ATGGGCCCTGTGGCATTCCCAACTTACGTGCACCGTGCATGGAAGGGCCCACTTGCACAAAAAATTTCCCAAAAAAATACAACGACAAAACCTTCTTTGATGCAGATGGCCATGCACACTACTGAAGGCGTAATACTG GGTACCGACCGCATTGCTGCTCGCATATCCAAACCAGTTGGTAGTAACAGCCGTGCGAGGCCACAAGTCTCTCAACCAGTAGATGAAGTTCAGAATTTTATAGATGCCCGGTTCATTTGCCCACAGGAGGCTTGCTGGCATATTTTTAACTTCCCAATTCATCATCGTGAACCGGCAGTTCAGATCAT GCACCTGACATATTTGGATTTCCCATCTGAATTTGTTTGGTATCAAGCACAGAAAAGCTGGAAACGTAGGGCGAATATTAACAAGTCTTCGATTGGAAGGATGTCATCAAAAGGG ACATATCGTTCTACTTGCAAGGTTGTTGGGCTTCttcatgatgataaagaatggactaTAGCACTGGAGGAAGCATCGGCATCCACCACTGCTTCTCAGTTGTGGTTGCTTTTTGCACACATCCTAGTGTATTCTGAAGTCTCAAATCCACTTGCTCTTTGGGAAAAGCACTGGGAAATGATGTCTGACGACATACCTTTGCGAGCAGCGGCCTCTCTGAAGATGGTGAAGCTGCACATAAACAGAGATGACCTTCATAATTATGTTCTTTATGAGGTTGAAATCCTCCTAAACCAGTGTGGAAAGACACTCAGTGACTTCGCATTGCCATCTCTGCCAGATGACCTTCTACTAGATCTTGCAAACCGTTTGATCATGGAGGAGAGAAACTACAATCGTGAATCGCTTAATGAGGAGCTGAGCCATCTAGAATCTAGGATGAATGTGAAGCAGAGAAGAATCTACGAACTGATACGTGATTCTTCCTCGAACAATAGGTTAGATCTTGTGTTCATTTATGGTCATGGTGGCACCGGTAAGACATTCTTATGGAAGGCCATAATCATGTGTCTAAGGGCCAAGGGAAAGATTGTTCTTGCTGTGGCATCATCCGAAATCGCATCTTTGTTACTGCCTTTGGGCAGAACTGCTCACTCTCGATTCAAACTCCCTATTGACCTTACTGATGAGTCGATGTGCAATATAAACAAAAACACACAAATGGCGAAACTACTTGAAAGCACAGATCTTATTGTGTGGGACGAGGCACCGATGAATAATAAGTGA